The Gasterosteus aculeatus chromosome 17, fGasAcu3.hap1.1, whole genome shotgun sequence genome includes a window with the following:
- the mon1bb gene encoding vacuolar fusion protein MON1 homolog B isoform X2, which translates to MCNPAFRRDWDGIMERDNHQDGEAQGVNICDPPRENNPPADTLATSLSLLGNHMFPYPVERNDTTAVSKEQPADSNLSDVTEEERSEEAEPRSDPVTAPETEEAENWQGENNASSQAADDGAEDAAPDSDRADSGEFVVAMLAKAKLEEQGIGVTGGSSPLLEAGIPESPAFMSHRDEDVTAESWRQHRKHVFVLSEAGKPIYSRYGSEEALSSTMGVMMALVSFVQSGDNIIRSVYSDGHTVVFLQKGPLVLVCVSSSRQTEQQLRGELLYVYYQIISMLTQASISRIFEHKKNYDLRRLLAGSEKILDGLLNLVDSDPSFLLAAVHCLPLASSLRDSLSQILQKAITPNLVFSILIAKKQLLTIVQEKTVIEDARLEPADVHLLLNLIGASSAFQAGEIWTPICLPLFNPDCYFYAYISYLDPPECTVCLLLLSTDKEAFYAVADCKRRIEEAMVAQNSLSLIAVVQSYSVSQVGVSDLRHFMYKPFDVPDNYRQLTQFTSPEMEAPYSSEEEKMRLLDLYRYMHSRIHSTSRPLKLIYHVAERETLLAWVTSKFELYTCFSPLVTKACAITAITKLLRWIKKEEDRLFIRYPPKYSTTPNPSKSSRGGKSDQQDSTDNGFLSLL; encoded by the exons ATGTGCAACCCCGCGTTTCGACG AGACTGGGATGGTATCATGGAGAGAGACAATCATCAAGACGGAGAGGCACAGGGAGTGAATATTTGTGATCCACCCCGTGAGAATAATCCACCCG CTGACACCTTGGCgacgtctctctccctcttgggGAATCACATGTTTCCTTATCCGGTGGAGAGAAACGACACTACCGCCGTGAGCAAAGAGCAGCCTGCAGATTCCAACCTGTCGGACGTGacggaagaggagaggagcgaggaggcggagcccCGTTCTGATCCGGTAACGGCGCCGGAGACCGAGGAGGCGGAAAACTGGCAGGGTGAGAACAACGCGTCTTCCCAGGCGGCTGACGACGGAGCCGAGGATGCCGCCCCCGACAGCGACCGCGCCGACTCCGGGGAGTTTGTCGTCGCAATGCTGGCTAAGGCCAAGCTGGAGGAGCAAGGAATAGGTGTGACGGGAGGGTCATCCCCCCTATTGGAGGCCGGCATCCCAGAATCTCCTGCTTTCATGTCCCATCGCGACGAGGACGTGACGGCGGAAAGCTGGCGGCAGCACAGGAagcatgtttttgtgttgagcGAAGCAGGCAAACCCATCTATTCTCGATATGGCAGCGAAGAGGCCCTTTCATCTACAATGGGGGTCATGATGGCGCTGGTTTCCTTCGTTCAAAGTGGAGATAACATCATCCGCTCAGTTTATTCAG ATGGGCACACCGTGGTGTTCTTGCAGAAAGGGCCGCTGGTGCTGGTGTGCGTCTCTAGCAGCCGTCAGACTGAGCAGCAGCTCCGCGGAGAGCTCCTCTACGTGTACTACCAGATCATCAGCATGCTCACCCAGGCCAGCATCTCCCGCATCTTTGAACACAAGAAAAACTACGACCTGAGGAGACTGCTGGCGGGGTCAGAGAAGATCCTGGACGGTCTTCTCAACCTGGTGGATTCTGACCCCAGCTTCCTGCTCGCAGCAGTTCACTGCTTGCCCTTAGCCTCCTCTCTCAGGGACTCTCTCAGCCAGATCCTGCAGAAAGCAATTACCCCCAACCTGGTTTTCTCCATCCTCATTGCAAAGAAACAGCTGCTCACCATTGTCCAAGAAAAGACTGTCATTGAGGACGCCAGGCTGGAGCCCGCCGACGTCCACCTCCTGCTCAACCTAATCGGAGCTTCTTCTGCCTTTCAGGCTGGAGAGATCTGGACTCCCATCTGCCTCCCCCTCTTTAATCCTGACTGCTACTTTTATGCATATATTTCTTACCTGGACCCTCCGGAATGCACTGTTTGCTTGCTGCTGCTCTCGACAGACAAGGAGGCGTTCTACGCTGTAGCCGACTGCAAGAGGAGGATCGAGGAGGCCATGGTGGCCCAGAACTCCCTGAGCCTCATCGCCGTAGTGCAGTCGTACAGCGTGAGCCAGGTGGGCGTCTCAGACCTCAGACACTTCATGTACAAGCCCTTCGACGTGCCAGACAACTACCGCCAGCTAACTCAGTtcaccag CCCAGAGATGGAGGCCCCGTACAGCAGCGAGGAGGAAAAAATGAGACTGCTGGACCTTTACCGCTACATGCACAGCCGCATCCACAGCACCTCAAGACCCCTCAAGCTCATCTACCACGTCGCTGAGAGGGAAACTCTGCTGGCCTGG GTCACAAGTAAGTTCGAGCTGTACACCTGCTTCAGTCCTCTGGTGACAAAGGCCTGTGCTATCACTGCTATCACTAAGCTGCTACGGTGGATTAAAAAGGAGGAGGACCGTCTGTTCATCAGATACCCCCCGAAGTATTCAACCACCCCGAACCCCAGCAAGAGCTCTCGAGGCGGGAAATCTGACCAGCAAGACTCCACAGATAACGGCTTCTTATCTCTTCTATAG
- the mon1bb gene encoding vacuolar fusion protein MON1 homolog B isoform X1: MERDNHQDGEAQGVNICDPPRENNPPADTLATSLSLLGNHMFPYPVERNDTTAVSKEQPADSNLSDVTEEERSEEAEPRSDPVTAPETEEAENWQGENNASSQAADDGAEDAAPDSDRADSGEFVVAMLAKAKLEEQGIGVTGGSSPLLEAGIPESPAFMSHRDEDVTAESWRQHRKHVFVLSEAGKPIYSRYGSEEALSSTMGVMMALVSFVQSGDNIIRSVYSDGHTVVFLQKGPLVLVCVSSSRQTEQQLRGELLYVYYQIISMLTQASISRIFEHKKNYDLRRLLAGSEKILDGLLNLVDSDPSFLLAAVHCLPLASSLRDSLSQILQKAITPNLVFSILIAKKQLLTIVQEKTVIEDARLEPADVHLLLNLIGASSAFQAGEIWTPICLPLFNPDCYFYAYISYLDPPECTVCLLLLSTDKEAFYAVADCKRRIEEAMVAQNSLSLIAVVQSYSVSQVGVSDLRHFMYKPFDVPDNYRQLTQFTSPEMEAPYSSEEEKMRLLDLYRYMHSRIHSTSRPLKLIYHVAERETLLAWVTSKFELYTCFSPLVTKACAITAITKLLRWIKKEEDRLFIRYPPKYSTTPNPSKSSRGGKSDQQDSTDNGFLSLL; this comes from the exons ATGGAGAGAGACAATCATCAAGACGGAGAGGCACAGGGAGTGAATATTTGTGATCCACCCCGTGAGAATAATCCACCCG CTGACACCTTGGCgacgtctctctccctcttgggGAATCACATGTTTCCTTATCCGGTGGAGAGAAACGACACTACCGCCGTGAGCAAAGAGCAGCCTGCAGATTCCAACCTGTCGGACGTGacggaagaggagaggagcgaggaggcggagcccCGTTCTGATCCGGTAACGGCGCCGGAGACCGAGGAGGCGGAAAACTGGCAGGGTGAGAACAACGCGTCTTCCCAGGCGGCTGACGACGGAGCCGAGGATGCCGCCCCCGACAGCGACCGCGCCGACTCCGGGGAGTTTGTCGTCGCAATGCTGGCTAAGGCCAAGCTGGAGGAGCAAGGAATAGGTGTGACGGGAGGGTCATCCCCCCTATTGGAGGCCGGCATCCCAGAATCTCCTGCTTTCATGTCCCATCGCGACGAGGACGTGACGGCGGAAAGCTGGCGGCAGCACAGGAagcatgtttttgtgttgagcGAAGCAGGCAAACCCATCTATTCTCGATATGGCAGCGAAGAGGCCCTTTCATCTACAATGGGGGTCATGATGGCGCTGGTTTCCTTCGTTCAAAGTGGAGATAACATCATCCGCTCAGTTTATTCAG ATGGGCACACCGTGGTGTTCTTGCAGAAAGGGCCGCTGGTGCTGGTGTGCGTCTCTAGCAGCCGTCAGACTGAGCAGCAGCTCCGCGGAGAGCTCCTCTACGTGTACTACCAGATCATCAGCATGCTCACCCAGGCCAGCATCTCCCGCATCTTTGAACACAAGAAAAACTACGACCTGAGGAGACTGCTGGCGGGGTCAGAGAAGATCCTGGACGGTCTTCTCAACCTGGTGGATTCTGACCCCAGCTTCCTGCTCGCAGCAGTTCACTGCTTGCCCTTAGCCTCCTCTCTCAGGGACTCTCTCAGCCAGATCCTGCAGAAAGCAATTACCCCCAACCTGGTTTTCTCCATCCTCATTGCAAAGAAACAGCTGCTCACCATTGTCCAAGAAAAGACTGTCATTGAGGACGCCAGGCTGGAGCCCGCCGACGTCCACCTCCTGCTCAACCTAATCGGAGCTTCTTCTGCCTTTCAGGCTGGAGAGATCTGGACTCCCATCTGCCTCCCCCTCTTTAATCCTGACTGCTACTTTTATGCATATATTTCTTACCTGGACCCTCCGGAATGCACTGTTTGCTTGCTGCTGCTCTCGACAGACAAGGAGGCGTTCTACGCTGTAGCCGACTGCAAGAGGAGGATCGAGGAGGCCATGGTGGCCCAGAACTCCCTGAGCCTCATCGCCGTAGTGCAGTCGTACAGCGTGAGCCAGGTGGGCGTCTCAGACCTCAGACACTTCATGTACAAGCCCTTCGACGTGCCAGACAACTACCGCCAGCTAACTCAGTtcaccag CCCAGAGATGGAGGCCCCGTACAGCAGCGAGGAGGAAAAAATGAGACTGCTGGACCTTTACCGCTACATGCACAGCCGCATCCACAGCACCTCAAGACCCCTCAAGCTCATCTACCACGTCGCTGAGAGGGAAACTCTGCTGGCCTGG GTCACAAGTAAGTTCGAGCTGTACACCTGCTTCAGTCCTCTGGTGACAAAGGCCTGTGCTATCACTGCTATCACTAAGCTGCTACGGTGGATTAAAAAGGAGGAGGACCGTCTGTTCATCAGATACCCCCCGAAGTATTCAACCACCCCGAACCCCAGCAAGAGCTCTCGAGGCGGGAAATCTGACCAGCAAGACTCCACAGATAACGGCTTCTTATCTCTTCTATAG
- the mon1bb gene encoding vacuolar fusion protein MON1 homolog A isoform X3 — MERDNHQDGEAQGVNICDPPRENNPPADTLATSLSLLGNHMFPYPVERNDTTAVSKEQPADSNLSDVTEEERSEEAEPRSDPVTAPETEEAENWQGENNASSQAADDGAEDAAPDSDRADSGEFVVAMLAKAKLEEQGIGVTGGSSPLLEAGIPESPAFMSHRDEDVTAESWRQHRKHVFVLSEAGKPIYSRYGSEEALSSTMGVMMALVSFVQSGDNIIRSVYSDGHTVVFLQKGPLVLVCVSSSRQTEQQLRGELLYVYYQIISMLTQASISRIFEHKKNYDLRRLLAGSEKILDGLLNLVDSDPSFLLAAVHCLPLASSLRDSLSQILQKAITPNLVFSILIAKKQLLTIVQEKTVIEDARLEPADVHLLLNLIGASSAFQAGEIWTPICLPLFNPDCYFYAYISYLDPPECTVCLLLLSTDKEAFYAVADCKRRIEEAMVAQNSLSLIAVVQSYSVSQPRDGGPVQQRGGKNETAGPLPLHAQPHPQHLKTPQAHLPRR, encoded by the exons ATGGAGAGAGACAATCATCAAGACGGAGAGGCACAGGGAGTGAATATTTGTGATCCACCCCGTGAGAATAATCCACCCG CTGACACCTTGGCgacgtctctctccctcttgggGAATCACATGTTTCCTTATCCGGTGGAGAGAAACGACACTACCGCCGTGAGCAAAGAGCAGCCTGCAGATTCCAACCTGTCGGACGTGacggaagaggagaggagcgaggaggcggagcccCGTTCTGATCCGGTAACGGCGCCGGAGACCGAGGAGGCGGAAAACTGGCAGGGTGAGAACAACGCGTCTTCCCAGGCGGCTGACGACGGAGCCGAGGATGCCGCCCCCGACAGCGACCGCGCCGACTCCGGGGAGTTTGTCGTCGCAATGCTGGCTAAGGCCAAGCTGGAGGAGCAAGGAATAGGTGTGACGGGAGGGTCATCCCCCCTATTGGAGGCCGGCATCCCAGAATCTCCTGCTTTCATGTCCCATCGCGACGAGGACGTGACGGCGGAAAGCTGGCGGCAGCACAGGAagcatgtttttgtgttgagcGAAGCAGGCAAACCCATCTATTCTCGATATGGCAGCGAAGAGGCCCTTTCATCTACAATGGGGGTCATGATGGCGCTGGTTTCCTTCGTTCAAAGTGGAGATAACATCATCCGCTCAGTTTATTCAG ATGGGCACACCGTGGTGTTCTTGCAGAAAGGGCCGCTGGTGCTGGTGTGCGTCTCTAGCAGCCGTCAGACTGAGCAGCAGCTCCGCGGAGAGCTCCTCTACGTGTACTACCAGATCATCAGCATGCTCACCCAGGCCAGCATCTCCCGCATCTTTGAACACAAGAAAAACTACGACCTGAGGAGACTGCTGGCGGGGTCAGAGAAGATCCTGGACGGTCTTCTCAACCTGGTGGATTCTGACCCCAGCTTCCTGCTCGCAGCAGTTCACTGCTTGCCCTTAGCCTCCTCTCTCAGGGACTCTCTCAGCCAGATCCTGCAGAAAGCAATTACCCCCAACCTGGTTTTCTCCATCCTCATTGCAAAGAAACAGCTGCTCACCATTGTCCAAGAAAAGACTGTCATTGAGGACGCCAGGCTGGAGCCCGCCGACGTCCACCTCCTGCTCAACCTAATCGGAGCTTCTTCTGCCTTTCAGGCTGGAGAGATCTGGACTCCCATCTGCCTCCCCCTCTTTAATCCTGACTGCTACTTTTATGCATATATTTCTTACCTGGACCCTCCGGAATGCACTGTTTGCTTGCTGCTGCTCTCGACAGACAAGGAGGCGTTCTACGCTGTAGCCGACTGCAAGAGGAGGATCGAGGAGGCCATGGTGGCCCAGAACTCCCTGAGCCTCATCGCCGTAGTGCAGTCGTACAGCGTGAGCCAG CCCAGAGATGGAGGCCCCGTACAGCAGCGAGGAGGAAAAAATGAGACTGCTGGACCTTTACCGCTACATGCACAGCCGCATCCACAGCACCTCAAGACCCCTCAAGCTCATCTACCACGTCGCTGA